The Coffea arabica cultivar ET-39 chromosome 8e, Coffea Arabica ET-39 HiFi, whole genome shotgun sequence genome window below encodes:
- the LOC113703471 gene encoding disease resistance protein RPM1-like: MAETVLSFVLRQLLTFLHEEGRLLGGLRPEVQFIMDELEQMRAFLREAEAREEDAQPTLQQWIKQVRDAAYDTEDILDEFVARFARHDATGFYGSVRRIFSSIKNLRARHRVASEIQSIKSRIESISAGHQRYQSEYGISAQASNSLSAVNDTTWSYSRDDALLVEEAKLVGIDQPKKHLISELLKGDDYQLKVVSVVGMGGLGKTTLVKKVHEDPEVRRHFPVRAWVTVSETCDFQFLLKDLIRQLHEAGKKPVPRWIESMTTTQLKEIIKDFLQQAGRYAIVFDDVWDVEFWNTIKFVMPESSRGSRVMLTTRKVDVASASCIESRGLVYRMKPLSFENSWILFCNKIFKGNSCPGHLMDVAKGILDKCEGLPLAILAISGLLALKDVNRTEEWEMVRRSLGGELEGTGKLDRVKRILSLSYNDLPGHLKTCLLYTSIFPEDYEIACIRLINLWIAERYVEWREGISIEDVAWGYFSELVNRSLIQVTRVFYEGIPQYCRIHDLLRAVILLKSREQNMVTVTTGQLMTWPSDKVRRLVVHSGSSNNTQHHQQRRNYCFDHLRSFVTVGSRNPLLSKMLLSEISRSSKLLKVLDFGGQNRVEEIPNEIFNLFHLKHLDLWGTRMEIVPKAIGKLQHLEYLNLGNTGVRELPMEILNLQKLRFLEVYQLVDSSDDDYGAHGFKAPSNMGRLLALHKLSCIDASSGSAILKEIGKLTQLRELRITKLRREDGKVLCSSLANLTSLRELSVQSIGKGDDHEIIDLNHHHPSSSSSSLFLQFLRMLVLRGRLEKMPQWVAHLHGLVRIDLDWSRLRGEEDPLESLQHLPNLSKINFRGSYQGEGLCFKAGGFLKLKWMYLKRMEGLRWMRVEEGALPRLRELFLQQLPLLEELPLGIQHLIHLQRLSLYEMSSQLREKLLENQKEESEDYRRIAHIPEILIGYYTDDRKWRHRNLWAEKKKTYNLS; the protein is encoded by the coding sequence ATGGCAGAAACTGTTCTCTCTTTTGTGCTGCGTCAACTCTTAACTTTTCTGCACGAGGAGGGACGACTATTGGGAGGGCTTCGGCCAGAGGTCCAATTCATCATGGATGAGTTGGAGCAAATGAGAGCTTTCTTGCGAGAGGCAGAAGCAAGAGAAGAAGATGCTCAACCCACGCTCCAACAATGGATCAAGCAAGTGCGGGATGCTGCTTATGACACTGAGGACATTCTTGATGAATTTGTAGCTCGCTTTGCTCGGCATGACGCAACAGGATTCTACGGCTCTGTTCGGAGAATTTTCAGCTCCATCAAGAATTTGAGAGCTCGTCATCGAGTTGCCAGCGAAATACAAAGCATCAAGTCCAGAATCGAAAGTATTTCTGCAGGTCATCAAAGATACCAATCCGAATATGGTATCTCTGCCCAAGCGTCCAACTCACTTTCTGCTGTGAACGACACAACCTGGAGCTATAGCAGAGATGATGCGCTGCTTGTGGAAGAAGCTAAATTAGTTGGCATTGACCAGCCCAAGAAACATCTTATTTCTGAGCTCCTCAAAGGGGATGATTACCAACTGAAAGTTGTTTCAGTGGTTGGTATGGGAGGACTTGGCAAAACTACCCTAGTGAAAAAAGTCCATGAGGATCCTGAAGTCAGAAGGCATTTCCCAGTCCGGGCTTGGGTAACTGTCTCTGAAACATGTGACTTTCAGTTCCTCCTGAAAGACTTGATTCGGCAGTTACACGAGGCAGGGAAGAAACCAGTTCCGCGATGGATCGAGTCCATGACTACCACTCAGCTGAAAGAAattatcaaagattttcttcaaCAAGCTGGAAGGTATGCAATTGTTTTCGATGATGTATGGGACGTGGAATTTTGGAATACCATCAAATTTGTAATGCCAGAGAGCAGTCGCGGCAGCCGCGTCATGCTAACAACTCGAAAAGTTGATGTAGCCTCTGCCTCTTGCATTGAATCTCGGGGTCTTGTCTACAGAATGAAGCCACTGTCCTTTGAAAATTCGTGGATCCTGTTTTGTAACAAGATCTTCAAGGGAAATAGTTGCCCTGGCCACTTGATGGATGTTGCCAAAGGTATATTGGACAAATGTGAGGGCTTGCCCCTTGCGATTCTTGCAATCAGCGGGCTTTTGGCTTTGAAAGATGTAAACAGAACAGAGGAATGGGAGATGGTTCGACGCAGTCTTGGGGGTGAATTAGAAGGCACTGGTAAGCTGGACAGAGTTAAAAGGATACTTTCTCTCAGTTATAATGATTTGCCTGGGCATTTAAAGACATGTCTGTTGTACACAAGCATCTTCCCAGAGGATTATGAAATAGCATGCATTAGACTAATTAATTTGTGGATTGCTGAAAGGTATGTAGAATGGAGAGAAGGAATAAGTATTGAAGATGTAGCCTGGGGTTATTTTAGTGAACTCGTCAATAGAAGCctaattcaagtgactcgtgtGTTTTATGAAGGAATACCTCAATATTGTCGAATCCATGACCTATTGAGAGCAGTTATTCTTCTCAAGTCAAGGGAACAAAACATGGTGACAGTTACTACTGGACAGCTGATGACGTGGCCGTCTGATAAGGTACGCCGTCTAGTAGTCCATAGTGGTAGCAGTAACAACACCCAGCACCACCAACAAAGACGAAATTATTGCTTTGACCACCTTCGGTCGTTCGTTACAGTTGGATCCCGGAACCCGCTACTATCCAAAATGTTGTTATCtgaaatttcaaggagtagtAAGCTGTTAAAGGTTTTGGATTTCGGTGGTCAAAACAGAGTGGAGGAAATACCAAATGAGATTTTCAATTTGTTTCATCTCAAGCATCTGGACCTATGGGGTACAAGAATGGAGATAGTCCCGAAAGCCATTGGAAAGCTTCAACATTTGGAGTATCTGAATTTGGGTAACACTGGAGTTAGGGAATTGCCCATGGAAATTCTAAACTTGCAAAAACTTCGGTTTCTCGAAGTATATCAACTAGTTGATTCTTCAGATGATGATTATGGAGCTCATGGATTTAAAGCTCCATCAAATATGGGACGGCTTCTTGCCCTACATAAATTAAGCTGCATAGATGCAAGTAGCGGATCTGCAATACTTAAGGAGATAGGAAAGCTGACCCAATTAAGAGAACTACGTATTACAAAGTTAAGAAGAGAAGATGGAAAGGTGCTCTGCTCCTCCCTTGCCAACCTCACCAGTCTTCGGGAATTAAGTGTTCAATCAATTGGAAAAGGTGATGATCATGAGATAATCGATTTAAATCATCAtcatccttcttcttcttcttcttctttgtttcttcaatttcttcgtATGCTGGTTTTGCGTGGCCGCTTAGAAAAAATGCCACAATGGGTAGCTCATCTTCACGGCTTGGTAAGAATAGATTTGGACTGGAGCAGGTTAAGGGGAGAGGAGGATCCGCTTGAATCCCTCCAACATTTGCCCAATTTGAGTAAAATTAATTTCCGTGGATCTTACCAGGGAGAAGGGTTGTGTTTCAAGGCTGGAGGGTTCCTAAAGCTGAAGTGGATGTACTTAAAAAGAATGGAAGGGTTGagatggatgagagtggaggagGGTGCATTGCCTCGTCTCCGGGAACTATTTCTGCAGCAACTTCCATTACTAGAGGAGTTACCATTGGGTATCCAGCACTTGATCCATCTTCAACGGCTGTCTCTGTATGAGATGAGTTCTCAATTGAGAGAGAAGCTGTTAGAGAATCAGAAGGAAGAAAGTGAAGATTACAGAAGAATCGCACACATTCCTGAAATTCTCATTGGTTACTATACAGATGATAGGAAATGGAGACACCGCAACCTGTGGGCagagaagaagaaaacataTAATCTTTCCTAG